In Mustelus asterias chromosome 20, sMusAst1.hap1.1, whole genome shotgun sequence, a single genomic region encodes these proteins:
- the LOC144508744 gene encoding uncharacterized protein LOC144508744 translates to MKLFSGIFIIGALVTGVEESTIPNGLECYACQSDSVAACANSMSIVKCVGNQNRCSYPYTQLPTIGVRAVIKGCLSESTCQLPKLSIFGVQHASDIHCCQGNRCNKGTTLPGRQCHTCIGPPGNCSSFPIQCISSSCITAYFKQVISGTSQELLIKGCGNCFGTLSFNAGEFSVERVDNCCTSDNCNTGTITGQPNAFNGLQCYGCTRYSTGNCFDPNTLVKCVGKQTRCLHSSTIGLVQPLQCPPMAGGLKCMGKSTCSLSSDTHV, encoded by the exons TGGAAGAGAGCACAATACCGAATGGTCTGGAGTGTTATGCATGCCAAAGTGATTCTGTTGCTGCCTGTGCCAACAGTATGAGCATCGTGAAATGTGTAGGAAATCAGAATCGCTGTAGCTACCCTTACACTCAACTACCCACTA TTGGGGTGCGCGCTGTTATCAAAGGTTGTCTATCAGAGAGCACCTGCCAGTTGCCCAAACTATCAATCTTCGGAGTACAACACGCTTCAGACATCCATTGTTGTCAGGGGAACCGGTGCAACAAGGGCACGACCCTCCCAG GACGACAATGTCACACCTGTATCGGGCCGCCTGGAAACTGCTCTTCCTTTCCAATACAATGCATCTCTTCAAGCTGTATAACAGCCTATTTCAAACAAGTCATCA GTGGAACATCCCAAGAGCTTCTTATTAAGGGTTGCGGAAATTGTTTTGGAACTCTGTCCTTTAACGCTGGTGAATTCTCAGTGGAAAGAGTTGATAATTGCTGCACATCTGACAACTGCAACACTGGCACCATCACAG GGCAACCAAACGCCTTTAATGGCCTTCAATGTTATGGATGCACACGATATTCAACCGGGAATTGTTTTGATCCCAACACTTTGGTGAAATGTGTCGGGAAGCAAACGAGGTGCCTCCACTCCTCAACAATAG GGCTGGTTCAGCCCCTGCAGTGTCCACCAATGGCTGGAGGCCTCAAGTGTATGGGCAAAAGCACATGCTCCCtgtccagcgacacccatgtgtgA